In Rubrivirga marina, the following are encoded in one genomic region:
- a CDS encoding histone deacetylase family protein, which translates to MRVSYHPGYVVPLPPRHAFPMAKFSALHDLLIAEGVIRAEDVVAPREADWGDLLLVHTTRYLDALATGTLSRKEERRMGLPWSEALVMRSRRAVQGTINAMSMALLDGVAGNLAGGTHHAMPDHGEGFCVLNDVAVALRVLQRSGWIRRALVLDLDVHQGNGTAHVFGGDRAWPAGGVYTVSVHGANNFPFRKPPSTRDVGLPDGTGDGEYLDVLATLLPEVLADATPDLVVYLGGVDVVADDRFGRLTLTRDGLAARDRLVCETVRDAGVPLCLLLSGGYAARREPGQAPETMAHRTADLHATMYRQAAAVYGTGG; encoded by the coding sequence ATGCGCGTCTCGTACCACCCGGGCTACGTCGTGCCGCTCCCGCCGCGGCACGCGTTCCCGATGGCCAAGTTCTCGGCCCTCCACGACCTCCTGATCGCCGAGGGCGTGATCCGGGCGGAAGACGTCGTCGCCCCGCGCGAGGCCGACTGGGGCGACCTCCTGCTCGTCCACACCACGCGCTACCTCGACGCGCTCGCGACGGGCACGCTGTCGCGGAAGGAAGAACGGCGGATGGGGCTCCCGTGGAGCGAGGCGCTCGTGATGCGGAGCCGGCGGGCCGTCCAGGGCACGATCAACGCGATGTCGATGGCGCTGCTCGACGGCGTCGCGGGCAACCTCGCCGGCGGGACGCACCACGCGATGCCCGACCACGGGGAGGGGTTCTGCGTGCTCAACGACGTCGCCGTCGCGCTCCGCGTCCTCCAGCGGTCCGGGTGGATCCGGCGGGCGCTCGTGCTCGACCTCGACGTCCACCAGGGGAACGGGACGGCCCACGTGTTCGGCGGCGACCGCGCGTGGCCGGCCGGCGGCGTCTACACGGTCTCCGTCCACGGGGCCAACAACTTCCCGTTCCGAAAACCGCCCTCGACCCGCGACGTGGGGCTGCCGGACGGGACGGGCGACGGCGAGTACCTCGACGTGCTCGCCACCCTTCTCCCGGAGGTGCTGGCGGACGCTACGCCAGACCTCGTCGTCTATCTCGGAGGCGTTGACGTCGTGGCCGACGACCGGTTCGGGCGGCTGACGCTCACGCGCGACGGCCTGGCGGCCCGCGACCGGCTCGTGTGCGAAACCGTCCGCGACGCCGGCGTCCCGCTCTGTCTGCTCCTATCGGGCGGCTACGCCGCGCGCCGCGAGCCCGGCCAGGCGCCCGAGACGATGGCCCACCGGACCGCGGATCTCCACGCGACGATGTACCGCCAGGCGGCCGCCGTCTACGGCACGGGCGGGTAG
- a CDS encoding thioredoxin family protein, with translation MIRSILLALALALPLAGQAQVDASIVPEDAPDWLSMEEAIATAQADDKIVLVYGYASWCGFCARFDADVFTDDAVQEYLTGNFAPVRLDIEGADSLQFFDARVTGRDLGGAMGISGTPTNVFVDTDGALITKLPGYTDPETFLFALQYVREEAYETTPFDQFIVARRTGLSLEQAVETLMAPPREEPEAQ, from the coding sequence ATGATCCGCTCCATCCTCCTCGCGCTCGCCCTCGCGCTCCCGCTCGCCGGGCAGGCCCAGGTCGACGCGTCCATCGTCCCCGAGGACGCGCCGGACTGGCTCTCGATGGAGGAGGCCATCGCGACGGCCCAGGCCGACGACAAGATCGTCCTCGTCTATGGCTACGCCTCGTGGTGCGGCTTCTGCGCCCGGTTCGACGCCGACGTCTTCACCGACGACGCCGTCCAGGAGTACCTCACCGGCAACTTCGCCCCGGTCCGCCTCGACATCGAGGGCGCCGACTCGCTCCAGTTTTTCGACGCGCGCGTGACCGGCCGCGACCTCGGCGGCGCCATGGGCATCTCGGGCACGCCGACCAACGTGTTCGTCGATACCGACGGCGCGCTCATCACGAAGCTCCCGGGCTACACCGACCCCGAGACCTTCTTGTTCGCGCTCCAGTACGTCCGCGAGGAGGCGTACGAGACGACGCCGTTCGACCAGTTCATCGTCGCCCGCCGGACGGGGCTCTCGCTCGAGCAGGCCGTCGAGACCCTGATGGCGCCGCCGCGCGAGGAGCCCGAGGCGCAGTAG
- a CDS encoding glycosyltransferase: MFALVGDVTGSSRALRQLRVLAEAGVPVSVLQTAGPRAPRALPDGATLTVLGVRPGGGPLAFWRAHRAVREAALARPAGLYLASDLYTLPALVAASRRHGARLVYDSRELYTALDSTHGRPYVGAVWGAVERRSIGRADAVLTVGDAIADRLRDRYRIARPTVLYNAPYVAEAGSADRDALRRDLDLPDDGRTIVLYQGLFRDGRGLRALTEAAAAVEGIRLVLIGEGALEAEIRTWSAALGDRLVVHPFVPPDRLAALTPGADLGACLIEPLTESLRLSLPNKLFEYLAAGVPVLASPLPEIRAVVDRGVGVLAAPSDPGAVADALRKALDPDRRARWAAAAPAALAPYTWNEGRRTFRALLDRLLPAT; this comes from the coding sequence GTGTTCGCCCTCGTGGGCGACGTCACGGGCTCGTCGCGCGCGCTCCGCCAGCTCCGCGTGCTCGCCGAGGCGGGGGTGCCCGTGTCCGTCCTGCAGACGGCCGGTCCGCGCGCTCCCCGGGCGCTCCCGGACGGCGCCACGCTCACCGTCCTCGGCGTGCGGCCCGGCGGTGGACCGCTCGCGTTCTGGCGCGCGCACCGGGCCGTTCGAGAGGCCGCGCTCGCGCGACCGGCCGGGCTGTACCTCGCGAGCGACCTCTACACCCTCCCTGCCCTCGTGGCCGCGTCCCGACGTCACGGCGCACGGCTCGTCTACGACAGCCGCGAGCTCTACACGGCGCTCGACTCGACGCACGGGCGCCCCTACGTCGGCGCGGTGTGGGGCGCCGTAGAGCGCCGTTCCATCGGCCGCGCCGACGCGGTCCTGACGGTGGGAGACGCCATCGCCGACCGGCTCCGCGACCGCTATCGCATCGCTCGGCCGACCGTCCTCTACAACGCGCCCTATGTCGCCGAGGCCGGCAGCGCCGACCGCGACGCTCTCCGTCGCGACCTGGACCTCCCCGACGACGGCCGGACGATCGTGCTCTACCAGGGCCTCTTCCGCGACGGCCGGGGTCTCCGTGCGCTCACCGAGGCGGCCGCGGCCGTCGAGGGCATCCGCCTCGTGCTCATCGGGGAGGGGGCGCTGGAGGCCGAGATCCGCACGTGGAGCGCAGCCCTTGGAGACCGGCTCGTGGTCCACCCGTTCGTCCCACCCGACCGGCTGGCGGCGCTCACGCCGGGCGCCGACCTCGGCGCGTGCCTCATCGAACCTCTCACGGAGAGCCTCCGCCTGAGCTTGCCGAACAAGCTGTTCGAGTACCTTGCGGCCGGCGTCCCGGTCCTCGCCAGCCCGCTCCCCGAGATCCGGGCCGTCGTGGACCGCGGCGTCGGCGTCCTCGCCGCCCCCTCCGATCCGGGGGCCGTCGCCGACGCGCTCCGCAAGGCCCTCGACCCCGACCGCCGCGCCCGCTGGGCCGCCGCCGCGCCCGCCGCGCTCGCCCCTTACACATGGAACGAGGGCCGACGGACGTTCCGCGCTCTCCTCGACCGCCTCCTCCCCGCCACATGA
- a CDS encoding trypsin-like peptidase domain-containing protein, with amino-acid sequence MTLRRLLFALAAVSVGVLLGLPVVRLLQPDPEPVPQQAPAPSAPARVETVQIGADGPPPAAEIGTPDLADISQQTQAVARAVDRAVVYIEVELGPGYARGQTEAGSGIIISDAGYVLTNAHVVARATEALVILPSDKREYRAEVVGRDPTTDIAVLRLFEVGVDDEEPLPVASLGDSDALEVGEWVLAVGSPYRLMNTVTSGIVSALGRGGLNAIPNEFAIEDFIQTDAAINPGNSGGALVNLQGQVVGVVTANASDNGYAAGYGFAVPINLARVVAESLIRYGEVRRGYLGVEVFPVDRADAREAGMPDVRGVLVTRVVSGGPAAQAGVRPGDVLLEVGGRSVDAPNQFQSRLAMFQPGEGVELSVWRGGEARALEATLSDPTDPSLEDWFAGPSTPASPQTGPQEEEVARSEAPDWGVRFRDLTRPERRAFESGAFVESIEPGSAAELDGLPRGTVVVAVENRPVATAEEARVALARLARQDRPALLRVRRPDGRTAFYDLASPFVD; translated from the coding sequence GTGACTCTGCGTCGTCTCCTGTTCGCGCTGGCCGCGGTGTCGGTCGGCGTGCTCCTCGGTCTCCCGGTCGTCCGGCTGCTCCAGCCGGACCCCGAGCCCGTGCCGCAGCAGGCGCCCGCGCCGTCGGCGCCGGCCCGGGTCGAGACGGTCCAGATCGGGGCCGACGGGCCGCCGCCGGCCGCGGAGATCGGCACGCCCGACCTCGCCGACATCAGCCAGCAGACGCAGGCGGTCGCCCGCGCCGTCGACCGGGCCGTCGTCTACATCGAGGTCGAGCTCGGGCCCGGCTACGCCCGCGGGCAGACCGAGGCCGGCAGCGGGATCATCATCTCGGACGCCGGCTACGTCCTCACCAACGCCCACGTCGTGGCCCGGGCCACCGAGGCCCTCGTCATCCTCCCCTCCGACAAGCGCGAGTACCGGGCCGAAGTCGTCGGGCGCGACCCGACGACGGACATCGCCGTGCTCCGGTTGTTCGAGGTCGGCGTGGACGACGAGGAGCCGCTCCCGGTCGCCTCGCTCGGCGACTCCGACGCCCTCGAGGTGGGGGAGTGGGTGCTCGCCGTCGGCAGCCCGTACCGGCTGATGAACACGGTCACCTCGGGCATCGTGTCGGCGCTGGGCCGCGGCGGGCTCAACGCGATCCCCAACGAGTTCGCCATCGAGGACTTTATCCAGACCGACGCGGCTATCAACCCGGGCAACTCGGGTGGGGCGCTCGTCAACCTCCAGGGCCAGGTCGTGGGCGTCGTGACGGCGAACGCTTCCGACAACGGCTACGCGGCCGGCTACGGGTTCGCGGTCCCGATCAACCTCGCGCGTGTCGTGGCCGAGAGCCTCATCCGGTACGGCGAGGTCCGACGGGGCTACCTCGGCGTCGAGGTGTTCCCTGTCGACCGGGCCGATGCACGCGAGGCCGGGATGCCGGACGTTCGCGGCGTGCTCGTCACGCGCGTGGTGTCGGGCGGCCCCGCGGCGCAGGCCGGCGTCCGCCCCGGCGACGTGCTCCTCGAGGTCGGCGGCCGGTCGGTCGACGCGCCGAACCAGTTCCAGAGCCGGCTGGCGATGTTCCAGCCGGGCGAGGGCGTCGAGCTCTCCGTCTGGCGCGGCGGCGAGGCCCGGGCTCTCGAGGCGACGCTCTCGGACCCGACCGACCCGTCGCTCGAAGATTGGTTCGCCGGGCCGTCGACGCCCGCGTCGCCCCAGACCGGCCCGCAGGAAGAAGAGGTCGCGCGGTCCGAGGCGCCCGACTGGGGCGTCCGCTTCCGCGACCTCACGCGTCCCGAGCGCCGCGCGTTCGAGAGCGGCGCCTTCGTCGAGTCGATCGAGCCCGGCAGCGCGGCCGAGCTCGACGGGCTCCCGCGGGGGACCGTCGTCGTGGCCGTCGAGAACCGCCCGGTGGCGACGGCCGAGGAGGCGCGCGTCGCGCTCGCCCGCCTCGCCCGCCAGGACCGCCCCGCGCTCTTGCGCGTCCGCCGCCCCGACGGCCGGACCGCGTTCTACGACCTGGCGTCGCCATTCGTCGATTGA
- a CDS encoding four helix bundle protein, protein MSGEDDETEHGRRAEALRDRTKAYALRVIRFCRSLPDSDEGRVIRRQMLRSATSVAANYRAACRARSHREFVAKISVVLEEADETEFWIELTVDAGLADAERTRDLLREASELVAIFAASRRTAKRRS, encoded by the coding sequence GTGAGTGGGGAAGACGATGAGACGGAGCACGGGCGGCGAGCGGAGGCGCTCCGGGATCGGACGAAGGCGTACGCGTTGAGAGTCATCCGATTCTGCCGGTCGCTTCCTGACTCCGACGAGGGGCGTGTCATCCGTCGTCAGATGCTCCGGTCGGCGACCTCGGTGGCCGCGAACTACCGCGCCGCGTGCCGCGCCCGGAGCCATCGGGAGTTCGTCGCCAAGATCAGCGTCGTGCTCGAGGAGGCCGACGAGACCGAGTTCTGGATCGAACTAACGGTGGATGCCGGGCTGGCGGATGCGGAGCGCACACGGGACCTTCTCCGCGAGGCGAGCGAGTTGGTGGCGATCTTCGCAGCCTCCCGCCGGACGGCCAAGCGGCGATCCTGA